A DNA window from Pseudoalteromonas spongiae UST010723-006 contains the following coding sequences:
- a CDS encoding M1 family metallopeptidase gives MTLSGTSHAAYDEHTFGNLNDVLSTHIHLDLEIDFDNKQLQGFAEHTLDWQQKNANQLVLDTRDLEIDKVLYKDNAGKWRQASWQLAKDDGVRGSKLTINFANQAEKVRVYYNSLPQASGLQWLTPEQTATKTQPFMYSQSQAIHARSWIPVQDTPAMRVTYTARIQTPKDVRAVMSADNTDAFIKDGDYQFTMPQAIPPYLIAIGAGNLEYKEMSHQTAIFAEPTILDASVAEFNDTQTMIEKTNAIYGEYAWGRYDLLMLPPSFPFGGMENPRLSFITPTVVAGDKSLVNLIAHELAHSWSGNLVTNATWEDLWLNEGFTSYVENRIMEEVFGRDRAVMEQALDTAALKGQMPNLDQGDTRLNLKLNGRDPDDAFSKVPYIKGMLFLIYLEEKFGRDRFDEFVRSYFNEYSFKSLTTAEFEKYLAENLLNKYPGIVSVEKAKEWIHQPGLPADAPNPTSNAFINVDAAAKVWLENGDVQALPTNNWTVHEWLHFINNLPRDLSIDKMTQLDKAYDLTHSTNDELSFAWYMLAVGNGYQPIYGPLEEHLVGIGRRKLIVPLYKALIANGKKEWALAVYQKAKPGYHPLAQGTVENLFK, from the coding sequence ATGACATTATCTGGCACCTCTCACGCCGCATATGACGAGCATACATTTGGTAATTTAAACGATGTTCTTTCTACGCACATTCATTTAGACCTTGAAATCGACTTTGATAATAAACAACTACAAGGTTTTGCTGAGCATACGTTAGATTGGCAACAAAAGAATGCAAACCAGTTAGTGTTAGATACGCGCGATTTAGAAATTGATAAAGTGCTATACAAAGACAACGCAGGAAAATGGCGTCAAGCAAGTTGGCAGCTTGCCAAAGATGACGGCGTTAGAGGCTCAAAGCTGACTATTAACTTTGCTAATCAAGCCGAGAAAGTGCGCGTTTACTACAACAGCTTGCCACAAGCGTCAGGCCTACAGTGGTTAACTCCTGAGCAAACCGCAACTAAAACGCAACCATTTATGTACAGCCAATCGCAAGCCATTCACGCGCGCAGCTGGATCCCGGTACAAGATACTCCAGCTATGCGTGTGACATATACTGCCCGCATTCAAACGCCAAAAGATGTTCGTGCGGTAATGAGTGCTGATAACACCGACGCATTTATTAAAGACGGTGATTACCAGTTCACCATGCCACAAGCTATTCCTCCTTACTTAATTGCGATTGGCGCAGGTAATTTAGAATATAAAGAAATGTCGCACCAAACTGCGATTTTTGCAGAGCCAACAATTCTTGATGCATCGGTTGCTGAGTTCAATGATACGCAAACCATGATTGAAAAAACCAATGCGATTTACGGTGAGTATGCATGGGGTCGTTACGACTTATTAATGTTGCCGCCAAGCTTCCCATTTGGTGGTATGGAAAATCCGCGCCTTTCATTTATTACCCCAACTGTTGTTGCTGGTGATAAGAGCCTTGTAAATCTAATCGCGCATGAGCTTGCTCACTCATGGTCGGGCAACCTTGTTACAAACGCTACTTGGGAAGACTTATGGCTAAATGAAGGTTTCACTTCATACGTAGAAAACCGCATTATGGAAGAAGTGTTTGGTCGTGACCGCGCAGTGATGGAACAGGCACTCGATACCGCGGCGCTAAAAGGTCAAATGCCGAACTTAGACCAAGGTGATACGCGATTAAACCTAAAGTTAAATGGCCGCGATCCGGATGATGCATTTAGCAAGGTTCCTTATATTAAAGGTATGCTATTTTTGATTTACCTTGAAGAAAAGTTTGGACGCGACCGCTTTGACGAGTTTGTGCGTTCATACTTTAACGAATATTCTTTTAAATCGCTTACCACAGCTGAATTTGAGAAGTATCTCGCTGAAAATCTACTAAACAAATACCCTGGTATTGTATCGGTTGAAAAAGCAAAAGAGTGGATCCATCAACCAGGTTTACCTGCTGATGCACCAAATCCAACATCAAATGCCTTTATCAACGTAGATGCCGCTGCAAAAGTATGGCTAGAGAATGGTGATGTACAAGCATTGCCAACAAACAACTGGACCGTGCATGAGTGGCTTCACTTTATCAATAATCTACCGCGCGATTTATCAATTGATAAAATGACCCAATTAGATAAAGCCTATGACTTAACACATTCAACTAACGACGAATTAAGCTTTGCTTGGTACATGCTTGCTGTTGGTAATGGTTACCAGCCAATCTATGGCCCACTGGAAGAGCACCTTGTTGGTATTGGTCGTCGTAAGTTAATTGTCCCGCTATATAAAGCGCTTATTGCCAATGGCAAAAAAGAGTGGGCACTTGCGGTTTACCAAAAAGCAAAGCCTGGTTATCACCCGCTTGCTCAGGGTACTGTAGAAAACTTATTTAAATAA
- the murB gene encoding UDP-N-acetylmuramate dehydrogenase, protein MISLSQLHTFALPAYAKRLIRIEDPTELQTIDWQAPFIVLGEGSNTVFVDDYQGVIIQIANKGIEISESTDAYILNVAAGENWHQLVTECTEQGVYGFENLALIPGTVGAAPVQNIGAYGVEVKDLITSVSGYNIELGEYQTLTAAECQFAYRDSIFKHALLGKFVITSVEFTLTKAWQPQLTYGPLQELNTPNALQVMKAVIAIRSSKLPDPAVEANSGSFFKNPIVPNTLIESLHTQYENMPTYPVCTNTTKLAAGWLIEKAGLKGFKMGGVQVSNKQALVLINTGTATRDDLLAMVAHIQNKVFSQFGVVLEHEVRLVAKTGETKVEVATCRK, encoded by the coding sequence TTGATTTCATTATCTCAACTCCATACTTTCGCGTTACCGGCATATGCAAAGCGCTTAATACGCATTGAAGACCCAACTGAGCTACAAACAATAGACTGGCAAGCGCCATTTATTGTACTCGGTGAGGGGAGCAATACGGTATTTGTTGATGATTACCAAGGGGTGATAATTCAAATCGCAAATAAAGGAATAGAGATTTCAGAAAGCACTGACGCGTATATCTTAAACGTTGCCGCGGGTGAAAATTGGCATCAGTTAGTCACCGAGTGCACTGAGCAGGGTGTTTATGGTTTTGAAAATTTGGCGCTTATTCCAGGCACAGTTGGTGCTGCACCAGTACAAAATATTGGTGCGTATGGTGTAGAAGTAAAAGACTTAATCACAAGTGTATCAGGCTACAACATTGAGCTGGGTGAATATCAAACATTAACCGCTGCAGAATGCCAATTTGCGTATCGTGATTCAATTTTCAAGCATGCCTTGCTAGGCAAGTTTGTGATTACATCGGTTGAATTTACGCTGACAAAAGCGTGGCAACCTCAATTAACTTATGGACCGTTGCAAGAACTTAATACGCCAAATGCGCTACAAGTAATGAAAGCAGTTATTGCAATTCGTTCAAGCAAACTACCTGATCCTGCGGTGGAGGCAAACAGTGGTAGCTTTTTTAAAAACCCTATCGTGCCAAATACATTAATCGAAAGCTTACATACGCAATATGAAAATATGCCTACTTACCCTGTTTGCACAAATACGACAAAATTAGCCGCCGGTTGGTTAATAGAAAAAGCAGGGCTAAAAGGGTTTAAGATGGGCGGTGTGCAGGTGAGTAATAAGCAGGCTTTAGTGTTGATTAATACTGGCACTGCAACGCGTGATGATCTGTTGGCGATGGTAGCGCACATTCAAAACAAGGTGTTCTCACAATTCGGTGTTGTACTTGAACATGAAGTTCGCCTTGTTGCTAAAACTGGTGAAACCAAAGTTGAGGTTGCAACATGTCGCAAATAA
- the birA gene encoding bifunctional biotin--[acetyl-CoA-carboxylase] ligase/biotin operon repressor BirA, translated as MSQIKGTKLAVLQALQGGEFISGQHLGEQLGISRAAVAKHIKSLCELGLDIYKVNNKGYCLKQDIGLIAKAVVENEYQKLSGQIGNFETFASIDSTNTELMQRLASKQVVTSGTVVVAEMQNAGRGRRGRVWQSPFGANLYYSYYWLLDDGLQAAMGVSVAVGLAVFDCLHTLYGLQVSLKWPNDILVNNQKLAGVLVELDGQPEGPCHLVIGIGLNIAMPENASEHIDQAWIDLKRLGMQVDKNVLIAQLTCCLEQRLAQYQLSGLSDMYQEWNNVNAFAEQLVTLNTGQKTWQGICVGIDQQGGLILRQDGNEKTYYGGEISVRKVM; from the coding sequence ATGTCGCAAATAAAAGGCACTAAGCTTGCGGTATTGCAAGCGCTGCAAGGTGGCGAGTTTATCTCTGGTCAACATCTTGGTGAGCAACTGGGCATAAGCCGTGCGGCGGTAGCAAAGCATATTAAGTCACTATGTGAGCTCGGCCTTGATATCTATAAAGTGAATAACAAAGGGTATTGTCTTAAACAAGATATCGGTTTAATTGCGAAAGCAGTGGTTGAAAACGAATATCAAAAATTATCAGGGCAGATTGGTAACTTCGAAACATTTGCAAGTATCGACTCTACGAATACCGAATTAATGCAACGTCTTGCAAGTAAGCAAGTGGTTACATCAGGAACTGTGGTTGTAGCTGAAATGCAAAATGCAGGGCGCGGCAGACGTGGCCGTGTTTGGCAATCACCATTTGGTGCGAACCTTTATTATAGCTACTACTGGTTACTGGATGATGGTTTACAAGCAGCAATGGGTGTCAGTGTTGCGGTTGGTTTAGCTGTATTTGATTGCTTACATACCCTTTATGGCTTGCAAGTTAGTTTAAAGTGGCCAAATGATATTTTAGTGAATAACCAAAAGTTAGCAGGTGTATTAGTTGAGTTAGATGGTCAACCAGAAGGGCCATGTCATTTAGTTATTGGTATTGGATTGAATATCGCGATGCCAGAAAACGCCAGTGAGCATATTGACCAAGCTTGGATTGATCTGAAACGACTTGGCATGCAAGTGGATAAAAATGTGCTAATTGCTCAGCTTACTTGTTGTTTAGAGCAACGGTTAGCTCAGTATCAACTATCAGGGTTAAGTGATATGTATCAAGAGTGGAATAATGTTAATGCGTTTGCAGAACAACTTGTCACATTAAACACGGGTCAAAAAACTTGGCAAGGAATATGTGTTGGCATTGACCAACAAGGTGGTTTAATTTTACGTCAAGACGGCAATGAAAAAACCTACTATGGCGGTGAAATTTCTGTGCGTAAGGTTATGTAA
- a CDS encoding type III pantothenate kinase yields MKLLVDVGNTALKLALYKNDEITFIRQHEVNWQDINQVLIASVRSNQQLDNLISDANERGIEVITTKVSAEHNGISCAYQQFRNLGIDRWLVVLAAAHLYAGQSAIIVDAGTATTVDVLVEGKTHQGGWIIPGIDLMMESITSRAEKVFASEQVSFENTVGINTPEALSYGCLAASLGLVAQARRLFGDNIRVLCTGGYGKLLSDHLENSEFIEDLVLRGLVAYAK; encoded by the coding sequence ATGAAGCTGTTAGTTGATGTAGGTAATACCGCACTTAAATTAGCGCTATACAAAAATGATGAAATTACGTTTATTCGCCAACACGAAGTTAATTGGCAGGACATTAACCAAGTGCTTATCGCCAGTGTTCGCAGTAATCAGCAACTTGATAATCTAATTAGCGATGCGAATGAGCGTGGGATTGAAGTGATTACTACAAAAGTGTCAGCCGAGCACAATGGAATTAGTTGTGCTTATCAACAGTTTCGCAATCTCGGTATTGATCGCTGGCTTGTGGTGCTTGCAGCAGCCCACCTCTATGCGGGCCAATCAGCAATTATTGTAGATGCTGGCACAGCAACGACAGTTGACGTATTAGTTGAAGGTAAAACACATCAAGGCGGCTGGATTATTCCAGGAATAGATTTGATGATGGAGTCAATCACATCGCGCGCGGAAAAAGTATTTGCCAGTGAACAGGTGTCGTTTGAAAACACGGTTGGTATTAATACTCCAGAAGCACTAAGTTATGGTTGTTTAGCAGCCAGTTTAGGTTTGGTCGCGCAAGCAAGGCGCTTATTTGGTGATAATATTCGTGTATTGTGTACAGGTGGTTATGGCAAGCTACTGTCAGATCATCTTGAAAATAGCGAATTCATTGAAGATTTGGTGTTGCGCGGGTTAGTTGCATATGCGAAATAG
- the tuf gene encoding elongation factor Tu, whose protein sequence is MAKEKFERSKPHVNVGTIGHVDHGKTTLTAAITNVLAKVYGGEAKDFAAIDNAPEERERGITISTSHVEYDTPTRHYAHVDCPGHADYVKNMITGAAQMDGAILVVAATDGPMPQTREHILLSRQVGVPYIIVFMNKCDMVDDEELLELVEMEVRELLSEYDFPGDDLPLIQGSALKALEGEKEWEDKIVELAEALDTYIPEPERDIDKPFIMPIEDVFSIQGRGTVVTGRVEAGIINVNDEVEIVGIKETTTTTCTGVEMFRKLLDEGRAGENIGALLRGTKRDEVERGQVLCKPGSIKPHTKFTSEVYVLSKDEGGRHTPFFKGYRPQFYFRTTDVTGDIQLPDGVEMVMPGDNIKMTVELIVPIAMDEGLRFAIREGGRTVGAGVVATIED, encoded by the coding sequence ATGGCAAAAGAAAAGTTTGAACGTTCGAAACCGCACGTAAACGTAGGTACAATCGGCCACGTTGACCACGGTAAAACAACTCTAACAGCAGCAATCACTAACGTACTTGCAAAAGTATACGGTGGTGAAGCGAAAGACTTCGCAGCAATCGATAACGCTCCAGAAGAGCGTGAGCGTGGTATCACAATCTCAACTTCACACGTTGAGTACGATACACCAACTCGTCACTACGCACACGTAGACTGTCCAGGACACGCGGATTATGTTAAAAACATGATCACAGGTGCTGCACAGATGGACGGCGCAATCCTAGTAGTAGCAGCGACTGATGGCCCAATGCCACAGACACGTGAGCACATCCTTCTTTCACGTCAGGTTGGTGTACCTTACATCATCGTATTCATGAACAAATGTGACATGGTTGACGACGAAGAACTACTAGAGCTAGTAGAGATGGAAGTTCGTGAACTTCTTTCAGAGTACGATTTCCCAGGTGACGACCTACCACTAATCCAAGGTTCAGCTCTTAAAGCACTAGAAGGCGAGAAAGAGTGGGAAGACAAGATTGTTGAGCTTGCAGAAGCACTAGACACTTACATCCCAGAGCCAGAGCGTGACATCGATAAGCCATTCATCATGCCTATCGAAGACGTATTCTCAATCCAGGGTCGTGGTACAGTAGTAACAGGCCGTGTTGAAGCTGGTATCATCAACGTGAACGACGAAGTAGAAATCGTAGGTATCAAAGAAACTACGACTACTACTTGTACGGGTGTTGAAATGTTCCGTAAGCTTCTAGACGAAGGTCGTGCTGGTGAGAACATTGGTGCACTTCTACGTGGCACTAAGCGTGACGAAGTTGAGCGTGGTCAGGTTCTATGTAAGCCTGGTTCAATCAAGCCGCACACTAAGTTCACTTCAGAAGTATACGTACTATCTAAAGATGAAGGTGGTCGTCACACGCCATTCTTCAAAGGCTACCGTCCACAGTTCTACTTCCGTACAACTGACGTAACAGGTGATATCCAATTACCAGATGGCGTAGAAATGGTAATGCCAGGCGACAACATCAAGATGACTGTTGAGCTAATCGTTCCAATCGCGATGGACGAAGGTCTACGTTTCGCGATCCGTGAAGGTGGCCGTACAGTAGGTGCTGGTGTTGTAGCAACTATCGAAGACTAA
- the fusA gene encoding elongation factor G, which yields MADLSKYRNIGIFAHVDAGKTTTTERILKLTGKIHKTGEVHDGESTTDFMEQEAERGITIQSAAVTCEWKGHRLNVIDTPGHVDFTVEVYRSLKVLDGGIGVFCGSGGVEPQSETNWRYANESEVARCIFVNKLDRMGADFYRVVGQVEKVLGANPLVMTLPIGIEDEFCGVVDVLEKKAYVWDETGLPENYEVQDVPADMVDKVEEYHEMLIESAVEQDDDLMEAYMEGEIPSLEQIKACIRKGTRDLAFFPTYCGSAFKNKGMQLVLDAVVDYLPSPTEVDPQPLTDKETGEPTGEVATVSADEPLKALAFKIMDDRFGALTFIRIYSGRMKKGDTVLNSATGKTERIGRMVEMQADDRNEITEAQAGDIIAVVGMKNVQTGHTLCDPKHECTLEAMIFPDPVISIAVAPKDKGGNEKMGIAIGKMVAEDPSFQVETDEDSGETILKGMGELHLDIKVDILKRTYGVDLVVGQPQVAYRETITQEIEDSYTHKKQSGGSGQFGKIDYRIKPGEQNSGFTFSSSVVGGNVPKEFWPAVEKGFASMMEEGVLAGFPVLDVEVELFDGAFHAVDSSAIAFEIAAKGAFRQSIPKAGPQLLEPIMKVDVFTPEDNVGDVIGDLNRRRGMIKDQEAGAMGVRIKGEVPLSEMFGYIGHLRTITSGRGQFSMEFSHYAACPANVAETVIAEQKEKNK from the coding sequence ATGGCTGATTTATCTAAGTACAGAAATATCGGTATTTTTGCCCACGTAGATGCGGGTAAAACGACTACAACAGAACGTATCCTTAAGTTAACTGGTAAAATCCACAAAACTGGTGAGGTTCACGATGGTGAATCAACAACTGACTTCATGGAACAGGAAGCTGAGCGTGGTATTACAATCCAGTCAGCAGCTGTAACGTGTGAGTGGAAAGGTCACCGTTTAAACGTTATCGATACTCCTGGACACGTTGACTTCACAGTTGAAGTATATCGTTCACTTAAAGTTCTTGACGGTGGTATCGGTGTATTCTGTGGTTCTGGTGGTGTTGAGCCTCAGTCAGAAACTAACTGGCGTTACGCTAACGAATCAGAAGTTGCTCGTTGTATCTTCGTAAACAAACTAGACCGTATGGGTGCTGACTTCTACCGCGTTGTAGGTCAAGTTGAGAAAGTACTTGGTGCAAACCCACTAGTTATGACACTACCAATTGGTATCGAAGACGAATTCTGTGGTGTTGTAGACGTCCTAGAGAAAAAAGCATACGTTTGGGATGAGACTGGTCTTCCTGAAAACTATGAAGTACAAGACGTTCCAGCTGACATGGTAGACAAAGTTGAAGAATACCATGAGATGCTAATCGAGTCTGCTGTTGAGCAAGACGACGACCTAATGGAAGCGTACATGGAAGGTGAAATCCCTTCACTAGAGCAAATCAAAGCGTGTATCCGTAAAGGTACTCGTGATCTAGCATTCTTCCCAACTTACTGTGGTTCTGCGTTCAAGAACAAAGGTATGCAGTTAGTACTAGATGCTGTTGTAGATTACCTACCATCACCAACTGAAGTTGATCCTCAGCCGTTAACTGATAAAGAAACTGGTGAGCCAACTGGTGAAGTTGCAACTGTTTCTGCAGACGAGCCACTAAAAGCGTTAGCGTTCAAAATCATGGACGACCGTTTCGGTGCACTTACGTTCATCCGTATCTACTCAGGTCGCATGAAGAAAGGTGATACAGTTCTTAACTCAGCAACTGGTAAAACAGAGCGTATCGGCCGTATGGTTGAGATGCAGGCTGACGACCGTAACGAAATCACTGAAGCGCAAGCGGGTGACATCATTGCTGTTGTAGGTATGAAGAACGTTCAAACAGGTCACACTCTATGTGATCCTAAGCACGAATGTACTCTTGAAGCGATGATCTTCCCTGATCCGGTAATCTCAATCGCTGTTGCACCTAAAGATAAAGGTGGTAACGAGAAGATGGGTATCGCTATCGGTAAGATGGTTGCAGAAGATCCGTCATTCCAGGTTGAAACTGACGAAGATTCAGGTGAAACAATCCTTAAAGGTATGGGTGAATTACACCTAGACATCAAGGTTGATATCCTTAAGCGTACTTACGGTGTAGACCTAGTTGTTGGTCAGCCTCAGGTTGCTTACCGTGAAACTATCACGCAAGAAATCGAAGACAGCTACACACACAAGAAGCAATCAGGTGGTTCTGGTCAGTTCGGTAAGATCGATTACCGTATCAAGCCAGGCGAGCAAAATTCAGGCTTCACTTTCTCTTCATCAGTAGTTGGTGGTAACGTTCCTAAGGAATTCTGGCCAGCAGTTGAGAAAGGCTTCGCATCTATGATGGAAGAAGGTGTTCTTGCAGGCTTCCCAGTACTAGACGTTGAAGTTGAACTATTCGACGGTGCTTTCCACGCAGTTGACTCATCAGCAATCGCGTTCGAAATCGCTGCGAAAGGCGCATTCCGTCAGTCTATTCCAAAAGCAGGTCCTCAGCTTCTTGAGCCAATCATGAAAGTTGACGTGTTCACACCAGAAGACAACGTAGGTGACGTAATTGGTGACCTTAACCGTCGTCGTGGTATGATCAAAGACCAAGAAGCTGGCGCAATGGGCGTTCGCATCAAGGGTGAAGTACCGCTTTCAGAAATGTTCGGTTACATCGGTCACCTTCGTACAATTACTTCAGGTCGTGGTCAGTTCTCTATGGAGTTCTCACACTACGCTGCATGTCCAGCAAACGTAGCTGAGACAGTAATTGCTGAACAAAAAGAAAAGAATAAGTAA
- the secE gene encoding preprotein translocase subunit SecE, protein MSANVEAPSSSMDALKWIVAIALLAGAVVGNYMFEDQSVLLRAVGVVVAIAAGLGVASLTGKGREFIAFAKEAKLEVRKVVWPTRQETVQTTFIVMIATVVMALILWGLDGALFRIVGFLTGLEI, encoded by the coding sequence ATGAGCGCAAATGTAGAAGCTCCATCAAGCTCAATGGATGCATTAAAATGGATTGTAGCAATTGCACTGCTAGCAGGCGCAGTTGTAGGCAATTACATGTTTGAAGATCAATCTGTATTATTACGTGCAGTTGGTGTAGTAGTAGCGATTGCCGCTGGTTTGGGCGTTGCCTCGTTAACGGGTAAAGGACGTGAGTTTATTGCGTTTGCCAAAGAAGCGAAGCTAGAAGTACGTAAAGTGGTGTGGCCAACACGCCAAGAGACGGTTCAAACAACGTTTATCGTAATGATTGCAACAGTAGTAATGGCGCTTATCCTTTGGGGTCTAGACGGTGCATTATTTAGAATTGTTGGCTTTTTAACTGGATTGGAGATCTGA
- the nusG gene encoding transcription termination/antitermination protein NusG yields the protein MADENKEKKLRWYVVQAFSGFEKRVAQTIIEHIKIQGLEDSFGEVLVPTEEVVEMKSGQKRRSERKFFPGYVLVEMDMNDASWHLVNSTPRVMGFIGGTSDRPAPISKKEADRILNRLQENADAPKPATLFEPGEVVRVIDGPFADFNGVVEEVDYDRSRVKVSVLIFGRSTPVELEFGQVEADK from the coding sequence ATGGCGGATGAGAACAAAGAAAAGAAACTACGTTGGTACGTAGTACAAGCATTTTCTGGTTTTGAGAAACGCGTAGCTCAAACAATTATTGAGCATATTAAAATCCAAGGCCTAGAAGACAGCTTCGGTGAGGTATTAGTACCGACTGAAGAAGTTGTAGAAATGAAATCAGGCCAAAAACGTCGTTCAGAGCGTAAGTTCTTCCCAGGCTATGTACTGGTAGAAATGGATATGAACGATGCGAGCTGGCACTTAGTAAATAGCACGCCACGTGTAATGGGTTTCATTGGCGGTACATCTGACCGTCCTGCGCCTATCAGCAAAAAAGAAGCTGATCGTATTCTTAACCGTCTGCAAGAAAATGCAGATGCACCTAAGCCGGCTACATTGTTTGAGCCAGGTGAAGTGGTACGTGTTATTGATGGTCCATTTGCTGACTTTAACGGTGTTGTTGAAGAAGTTGATTACGACCGCAGCCGCGTAAAAGTGTCTGTACTTATTTTTGGTCGTTCTACACCAGTAGAATTAGAATTTGGTCAGGTTGAAGCTGACAAATAA
- the rplK gene encoding 50S ribosomal protein L11 — protein MAKKVEALIKLQVAAGMANPSPPVGPALGQHGVNIMEFCKAFNARTESIEKGAPVPVIISVYNDRSFTFDMKTPPASYLLKKAAGIKSGSGRPNTEKVGTVTRAQLEEIVETKRPDLTAADMDAAVRTIAGSARAMGLNVEG, from the coding sequence ATGGCAAAGAAAGTTGAAGCTCTAATCAAGCTACAAGTTGCTGCTGGTATGGCTAACCCTAGTCCTCCAGTAGGTCCTGCACTAGGTCAACATGGTGTTAACATCATGGAATTCTGTAAAGCGTTCAACGCACGTACAGAGTCTATCGAGAAAGGTGCACCGGTTCCTGTAATCATTTCTGTTTACAACGACCGTTCATTCACTTTTGATATGAAAACTCCACCTGCATCTTACCTTCTTAAGAAGGCTGCAGGTATCAAGTCTGGTTCTGGCCGTCCTAACACTGAGAAAGTTGGTACTGTAACACGTGCACAACTAGAAGAGATCGTTGAGACTAAACGTCCTGACCTTACTGCTGCTGATATGGACGCAGCTGTACGCACGATTGCAGGTTCTGCACGTGCAATGGGCTTGAATGTAGAAGGGTAA
- the rplA gene encoding 50S ribosomal protein L1: MAKLTKRMRVIREKVDVTKEYEINEAVALLKELATAKFTESVDVAVNLGIDARKSDQNVRGATVLPHGTGREVRVAVFTQGANADAAKEAGADLVGMDDLAEQVKKGEMNFDVVVASPDAMRVVGQLGQILGPRGLMPNPKTGTVTPNVAEAVKNAKAGQVRYRNDKNGIIHTTIGKVDFDANQLQENLEALIIALKKAKPSQAKGTFLKKVSISTTMGAGVAVDQATLNTQVV, encoded by the coding sequence ATGGCTAAATTAACTAAGCGTATGCGCGTAATCCGCGAAAAAGTTGACGTAACTAAAGAGTACGAAATCAACGAAGCTGTTGCTCTTCTTAAAGAACTAGCTACTGCTAAATTCACTGAAAGTGTTGACGTTGCTGTAAACCTTGGCATCGACGCTCGTAAATCAGACCAAAATGTACGTGGTGCAACTGTACTACCACACGGTACTGGTCGTGAAGTACGCGTTGCTGTATTCACTCAAGGTGCAAACGCAGATGCTGCTAAAGAAGCTGGTGCTGATTTAGTAGGTATGGACGACCTTGCTGAGCAGGTTAAGAAAGGCGAAATGAACTTTGACGTTGTTGTTGCTTCTCCAGATGCAATGCGCGTTGTTGGTCAACTAGGTCAAATCCTAGGTCCACGTGGTCTTATGCCTAACCCTAAAACTGGTACTGTAACGCCTAACGTTGCAGAAGCAGTTAAAAACGCTAAAGCTGGTCAGGTTCGTTACCGCAACGACAAGAACGGTATTATCCACACTACTATCGGTAAAGTAGATTTTGATGCAAACCAACTTCAAGAAAACCTTGAAGCGTTAATCATCGCTCTTAAGAAGGCTAAGCCTTCTCAAGCGAAAGGTACTTTCCTTAAGAAAGTAAGCATCTCTACTACTATGGGTGCTGGTGTTGCTGTAGACCAAGCTACTCTAAATACTCAAGTAGTATAA
- the rplJ gene encoding 50S ribosomal protein L10: MALNLQDKKAIVAEVNEAAKGALSAVVADSRGVTVDAITALRKEAREAGVWMKVVRNTLAKRAVEGTDYECLNESLVGPSLIAFSSEHPGAAARIFKDFAKKNENFEVKTAAFEGNVVDADMLATLPTYDEAVARLMSAMKEASAGKLCKTIEAVRVQKAEQAA; encoded by the coding sequence ATGGCGTTAAATCTTCAAGACAAAAAAGCAATTGTTGCTGAAGTTAACGAAGCTGCCAAAGGTGCTCTTTCTGCAGTTGTTGCAGATTCTCGTGGTGTAACTGTAGATGCTATCACTGCCCTTCGTAAAGAAGCTCGTGAAGCAGGCGTTTGGATGAAGGTTGTTCGTAACACTTTAGCTAAACGTGCTGTTGAAGGTACTGATTATGAGTGTCTAAATGAGTCGCTAGTTGGTCCTAGCTTAATCGCTTTCTCTTCTGAGCACCCAGGTGCTGCAGCGCGTATCTTTAAAGATTTCGCGAAGAAGAATGAAAACTTTGAAGTTAAAACGGCCGCTTTTGAAGGTAACGTTGTAGACGCAGATATGCTTGCTACATTACCAACATACGACGAAGCAGTTGCACGCTTAATGAGCGCTATGAAAGAAGCGTCTGCTGGTAAATTGTGTAAAACAATTGAAGCAGTACGTGTACAGAAAGCTGAGCAAGCTGCTTAA